CTTCGTCATACACGGCATAGAATGTCTTGTAATCGTTAAAAAGGTCTCTCCCTTTTAAAAAACTATATCCCCAAATAAATAATAATATTGAGGAAATTACTAAAATAGCGGTCTTGACTTCTCTTGATATTTTCAAAGCTCTGGTGTTTTTAAACAAATTTAATTAAATAATTTCAAACGTTTCTCCAACAAGTTATTTTAATGCTTCCTGGATGCTTACTTTTTTGCCGTTTTTAAAGGCTATGAGGTAGGACGAGGTAAATCCTCTTGATTTGGCTTCCTGTACCAGTTCTTTTGCTTTTTCATAATCACTGGTTTCGCCATACATATATTTATAAAGGTTTCCTTCAGAAATCATCGAAATATTTTCCAACCCTTTAAAATTGCTTGGAACCAAATCCAGTTTTGTACCACTTGCAGAAATCTGTACTTTAAACAATACACCTTTTGAATCTGTTTTAGTTTCAGCAACCGGAGTCTTTGCTTCGTTTTTTTTAGGTTCCGGAGCTTTGGTAACCGGAGTTTTGGCACTGTCTTTCTTTGCCGTAGATGCCATTTCTTTTGGTCTTTCTACTTTTAGCGCTTCTTTATCAATCTTGTTTTCTATAGAAGTTCCTCCGTAATATTCTTTCTTATAGCCCATAATTGCATCTGCTATGGCTTTTGCAATTTCATTTTGTCCTTCTTCAGAGTTAAGATATTGTCCTTCTGTTTTATTCGATAAAAATCCCATTTCAATCAAAATACTAGGCATTGAAGTTTTATGCAATACCATAAATGGGGCCTGTTTTACTCCTCTGCTCTTACGGCTTAGCTGTTGTGTAAAATTATCCTGAATTTTACTTGCCACAGCAATGCTCTGATCAAGATGCTCTTCCTGTATTAATGTAATACCTATTAGAGATTCCGGCGATTTAGGATCATAGCCGGCATATTTTACTTTATAATCTGCTTCCAGGGTGATTACCTCGTTTTCATTTTTAGCCACTTCAAGGTTTGATTTTACCTTTGTAAGACCCATAACGTAAGTCTCTGTTCCGAAAGCTTCAGAATTTGGATTGGAGTTACAGTGAATCGAAACAAATAAATCAGCATTTGCCCTATTAGCAATATTGGCACGTTCAACAAGTTCTATAAATACATCTGTACTTCTTGTATATACAACATCAACACTAGGCTGTTTGTCAAGTAATCTTCCTACCTTTAAAGCAACAGCAAGTGCTATGTTCTTTTCAACAAAACCATTCTTTACAGCTCCAAAATCTTTCGCACCATGTCCGGCATCAAGAACTACTTTAAATTTATCACCTGATTGACCAAAAGCAGCAAAAGATACAATACAGGTTAATACAGCGAGTGAACGTTTGAATTTATTACAGATGTACATATGTTGCTAAAGTTAATTTTAATAAAAATGCTATGGCTATAATTTTGATATTTCTTTATTTTTGATGAAAAATATATGTAAGTTTGGCACGTCAAAAATTAAGCCATATTTTTACAAAAATAGTATTTAAACCTTTGCGCACAAACTTATTTCATATCGTTTTATCAGCAATTTTCCTAACATTAGGAACTGCAGAAACTTATTCTCAGGAAGGAAAAAACAAATCTACCTCAATAGCTGCTGAAAAACAGCCAAATACAAAAAAAGATTCCGTCTCAGTCAGCTTGTCAGATATTACTAAATCTGCTGATACTACTGCGCAAGATACTATCAAGCCCAAGAAAACTTTCCTGGAAAGCAGAGTAAAGCGTAAGGCTGTTGACTATGAAAAAATGGATCAAAAGAAAAAACAGCTTACCCTTTATAACAAAGCGGAACTGTATTATCAGGATTTTGAGCTTAAGGCAGGAATAATCGTTATGGATTATGAAAAGAACGAAGTCTATGCCGGAAGGATTAAAGATTCAGCAGGAAATTACACGCAAAGACCTGTTTTTAAACAGGGTACGAATGTTATTGAACCCGATTCCATCCGTTTCAACACCATTACAAAAAAAGCGCTGGTATGGAACTCCAGATCGGCTCAGGGTGATTTGAATATTAAAGGAGAGGTTACAAAAAAAGAAAACGATTCTGTTTATTTCATCAAAAATGCCAGGATAACTACCTCTAAAAATATTGACGATCCGGAATACTACTTTTTAGCCCGAAAACTAAAATTGGTACCCGGCAAAAAGGTTGTAGTTGGACTTACAAATATGGTTATTGCCGATGTCCCAACTCCTTTGGGAATTCCTTTTGCCTTTTTTCCTATGTCTAACAAAGGAACATCCGGTTTGATACTTCCCTCTCCCAACAATACAAACAGGCAGGGTTTTGCATTGCAGAACGGAGGTCTCTATCTTGCCCTTTCTGATAATTATGACCTGGCCGTACTTGGTGATTACTATACTAACGGAAGTTATGCCATGCGTTTTGAATCGAGTTATGCAAAGCGATACAAATTCCGGGGTAACGTAAACGTTCGTTTTGAAAACCAAATCCAAAGTGAGAGAGGTTTTCCAGACTATACCAAGGCTACGCAGTACAATATTCAGTGGACACATTCACAAGATGCAAAGTCTAATCCGAATTCCCGATTTTCTGCCTCTGTAAACCTTGGAAGTAGTAAATATTACCAACAATCGATGAACCAGGCTAACGTAGGTTCTGCATTAAATAATACGCTAAGTTCCTCTGTTTCTTACTCCAGAACTTTTAATTCGGTTCCGCAGGTGAATATGTCTGTTACGGCTACACATTCCCAAAATACTCAGACGGAAACTATCAACATGACCCTTCCAACATTTCAGGGAAGTGTGGACAGGATATTTCCTTTTGCTTCTGAAAATGAAAACAAAAGAGGCCTTATCAAAAACCTGAACATTCAGTACAACCTGAATGCCCAAAATCAGATTACAACTAAAGATTCGTTGTTTTTCAAACCTCAAATGTTCAGGGATGCACGTGTTGGTTTCCAACATACAATTCCGGTTAACACCAACTTCAAGGTATTTAAGCATTTCAGCGTATCTGCCGGAGGAACCTATAATGAGGTCTGGTATATGAAAACCATTGAAAAACGATTCAATCCGGTATCACAAAAGGTAGAAAATTTTGATGTTCGCGGTTTTGATGCATTCAGAACCTATAATTTCTCTTCCAGTATTGGTACGACAATTTATGGTACGTTTAATTTAGGTGAAAACAAAAAGATTCAGGCCATCCGTCACGTCATGAGACCTTCGGTTTCTTACAGCTATACACCAAGTTTTGCTAAATATTACGATACTTATGACCCGGACGGAACCGGAACTATGCTAAAAGAATACAGCCGGTTTGAAGGAGGAATTTACGGTGCTCCCGGCAAAAATATTTCGAACAACATCGGATTCAGTTTAAGCAACACTTTTGAAGCAAAGGTGACCGATAAGGACAGTACCAAAACTGAACCTAAAAAGATTATGTTGCTGAACAACCTGAACTTCTCGACTTCCTATGATATGACAGCCGATTCCCTTAAATTGGCTCCATTGCGTGTGAGTGGAGGTACGGCATTGTTCAAGGAAAAAATGAACATTAACTTTGCAGCTACCCTTGACCCTTATGCATTGGATAATGCCAACCGAAGAATCGACAGGTTCAATATTGACAACGGAGGAAGTTTATTTCGACTGTCAAGTGCCAATATTACCATCAATTATTCTTTCTCGAGTACGGATGGTACAAATGAAAATGACAGGTCTGACCCTTTGAAAAACCAGGGATTAAGAAACGGAGGACGTGAGGATGACTTGTTTGGAACCGCAAGAGACCTGGGCGACAACAGACAGAGCCAATTTAATGATGAAGATACCGAAAAGGCAGAAAAAAAGACACGATTTTATCATGCTTTACTTCCCTGGAACATGACTCTGGCCTATTCCCTGACGTATAACAATTCCAGCCGACAGAATGAAATAACAAACAATTCTGTGATGATTTCCGGAAATGTTGACCTGACACCCCGATGGAAAGTGGGAATATCAACCGGTTATGATTTTGTACAGAAAGGCGTTACCTTTACCCAACTTCGTTTTGAAAGAGATTTATTAAGCTGGAGGATGGATTTTAACTGGATTCCAATTGGAGATTATACTTCATGGGGATTCTTCATCGGAATCAAATCGTCCGTGTTGAGCGACATCAAGTGGGATAAGAGAAGACAACCAGACAGAAGACTACGTTAATTAAAATAATTTATGAAAAAAATAATTTTTACCGAAAAAGCTCCTGCTCCAATAGGGCCATACAATCAGGCTGTAGCATTTGGCAATACACTTTTTACCTCAGGACAGATTGCTATCAATCCACAAACAGGTGAATTGGTTTTAGAGGATATTGAAACTGAAACCAGGCAAGTAATGGAAAACATGAAAGCTGTTCTGGAGGAAGCAGGAATGACTTTTGAAAACGTAATAAAAACGTCCATTTTCATTATGGACATGAATAATTTTGCAAAAATCAATGGTGTTTACGGAAGTTATTTTGATGAAAAAACAGCTCCTGCAAGAGAAACCGTTCAGGTTGCAGGACTGCCAAAAGGCGTGAATGTTGAAATTTCAATGATTGCTATGAAATAATTTTTGCTATAGATTAAGTAGCTAATAGATTACTTCTATTTTTATAATACAAAAAAGCCGACTTCAAATAAGTCGGCTTTTTTGTTATTACGATTAGTTAATCTTGTGGTATTCTATCAGTCCGTCGATTGGCCTTCTTAAAACATTGCCCAGCCTAAGACCATTTTTATCAAGTACTTGTTTTAGTTCGTCTTTCAGGTAAAAAGCGATTGAACCTACAAAATGAACCGGTACCTCACGGCAATCTTCAAATTGGGTAATATAATTGTCTACAAAAACCTGCATTGCCTCGAATACCAGCTTCTGTATGAACTCATCATCCTTATGCTGAATAAGAAATTTAGCAAACGTTGCCAAATAAGCATTTGGATTGGCCTGTTTGTATAAATGGTTTTTGATTACATCCGGGTCCAAGTCATATTCTTTTTCGAAAAGAGAAGCCAGGTGTTTCGGCATTTTGCCAAAATAATAGGCTCGTATCAAATCCC
The sequence above is drawn from the Flavobacterium lindanitolerans genome and encodes:
- a CDS encoding RidA family protein, producing the protein MKKIIFTEKAPAPIGPYNQAVAFGNTLFTSGQIAINPQTGELVLEDIETETRQVMENMKAVLEEAGMTFENVIKTSIFIMDMNNFAKINGVYGSYFDEKTAPARETVQVAGLPKGVNVEISMIAMK
- a CDS encoding N-acetylmuramoyl-L-alanine amidase family protein, with amino-acid sequence MYICNKFKRSLAVLTCIVSFAAFGQSGDKFKVVLDAGHGAKDFGAVKNGFVEKNIALAVALKVGRLLDKQPSVDVVYTRSTDVFIELVERANIANRANADLFVSIHCNSNPNSEAFGTETYVMGLTKVKSNLEVAKNENEVITLEADYKVKYAGYDPKSPESLIGITLIQEEHLDQSIAVASKIQDNFTQQLSRKSRGVKQAPFMVLHKTSMPSILIEMGFLSNKTEGQYLNSEEGQNEIAKAIADAIMGYKKEYYGGTSIENKIDKEALKVERPKEMASTAKKDSAKTPVTKAPEPKKNEAKTPVAETKTDSKGVLFKVQISASGTKLDLVPSNFKGLENISMISEGNLYKYMYGETSDYEKAKELVQEAKSRGFTSSYLIAFKNGKKVSIQEALK
- a CDS encoding putative LPS assembly protein LptD, translated to MRTNLFHIVLSAIFLTLGTAETYSQEGKNKSTSIAAEKQPNTKKDSVSVSLSDITKSADTTAQDTIKPKKTFLESRVKRKAVDYEKMDQKKKQLTLYNKAELYYQDFELKAGIIVMDYEKNEVYAGRIKDSAGNYTQRPVFKQGTNVIEPDSIRFNTITKKALVWNSRSAQGDLNIKGEVTKKENDSVYFIKNARITTSKNIDDPEYYFLARKLKLVPGKKVVVGLTNMVIADVPTPLGIPFAFFPMSNKGTSGLILPSPNNTNRQGFALQNGGLYLALSDNYDLAVLGDYYTNGSYAMRFESSYAKRYKFRGNVNVRFENQIQSERGFPDYTKATQYNIQWTHSQDAKSNPNSRFSASVNLGSSKYYQQSMNQANVGSALNNTLSSSVSYSRTFNSVPQVNMSVTATHSQNTQTETINMTLPTFQGSVDRIFPFASENENKRGLIKNLNIQYNLNAQNQITTKDSLFFKPQMFRDARVGFQHTIPVNTNFKVFKHFSVSAGGTYNEVWYMKTIEKRFNPVSQKVENFDVRGFDAFRTYNFSSSIGTTIYGTFNLGENKKIQAIRHVMRPSVSYSYTPSFAKYYDTYDPDGTGTMLKEYSRFEGGIYGAPGKNISNNIGFSLSNTFEAKVTDKDSTKTEPKKIMLLNNLNFSTSYDMTADSLKLAPLRVSGGTALFKEKMNINFAATLDPYALDNANRRIDRFNIDNGGSLFRLSSANITINYSFSSTDGTNENDRSDPLKNQGLRNGGREDDLFGTARDLGDNRQSQFNDEDTEKAEKKTRFYHALLPWNMTLAYSLTYNNSSRQNEITNNSVMISGNVDLTPRWKVGISTGYDFVQKGVTFTQLRFERDLLSWRMDFNWIPIGDYTSWGFFIGIKSSVLSDIKWDKRRQPDRRLR